From the Lolium rigidum isolate FL_2022 chromosome 2, APGP_CSIRO_Lrig_0.1, whole genome shotgun sequence genome, one window contains:
- the LOC124687555 gene encoding ferredoxin-thioredoxin reductase, variable chain-like — MATTMAPPSTSTSSVLFLRRLPSPATRGLGGPLPPRAPRLRTARLQVSLTSDVSSSSDVAAEEAEHAPKIGRRVRVTAPLRVYHVVKAPDLDVQGLEGVIKQYVGVWKGKRITANFPFKVEFQVAVDTQPKPVKLFVHLREDEFEYID; from the coding sequence ATGGCAACGACCATGGCGCCAccgtccacctccacctcctccgtcctcttcctccgccgcctcccctccccgGCCACCCGCGGCCTCGGCGGGCCACTCCCGCCCCGCGCCCCGCGCCTCCGCACCGCGCGcctgcaggtctccctcaccagcgacgtctcctcctcctccgacgtggccgcggaggaggccgagcACGCGCCCAAGATCGGCAGGCGCGTGCGCGTCACGGCGCCGCTCCGCGTCTACCACGTCGTCAAGGCGCCCGACCTGGACGTGCAGGGCCTGGAGGGCGTCATCAAGCAGTACGTGGGCGTCTGGAAGGGCAAGCGCATCACCGCCAACTTCCCCTTCAAGGTCGAGTTCCAGGTCGCCGTCGACACCCAGCCCAAGCCCGTCAAGCTCTTCGTCCACCTGCGGGAGGACGAGTTCGAGTACATCGATTGA